The Gemmatimonas aurantiaca T-27 DNA segment GGCCGGACACCCAATACCGCGTCCCTTCTTCACTTTCGACGAGGCGTTCTTCATCGTCGTACTCATCACCGATCTCGCCGACCAGTTCCTCGAGCACATCTTCGATGGTCACCAGTCCGGCCGTGCCGCCGTATTCGTCGGCGACGATGGCGATGTGCCGTCGGGCCTGGCGAAACTCCCGCAGCAGGTCGGCGATGCGCTTCGATGTCGGAATGAACACCGGTGATCGCATCACCGAAGTCCAGCCCTCTGCCGGCTCCTCATCGGCCAATACGGCTGGCAGCACATCCTTGACGTACAGAATGCCAACAATCTCGTCGATCGATCCTTCGTACACCGGGATACGCGAGTGCTCGGCGCTGCGAATCCGGTCGAGCATTTCGGACCACGGCGTTTCGCGTTCCACCCCCGTGATATCCACGCGCGGGACCATAACTTCTTCGGCCGTGGTCTCACCGAAATCGAACACGCCGAGCAACAGCTCACGCTCATCGCGGGATACATCGGCTTCGGTCGTCACCACATCGCGGAATTGTGCGGCCGCTTCTTCGCGCCGTTCGTGCGTGGCATCCACTTCAGGCACGATCTCGGCAAACAGTCCATCCAGCCAATCACCCAGCAGCATGACCGGTCGCAGCACCGCTTCGATGATCCGGCCGACACTGACGAGACGCATCGATCCGCTGGCGCCGAGCCCGTCGCCCACCACGCGCGCAATACTCTCCGCCAGCAATACGGTGGTCAGTCCGAGCAGTACGACAGACAGCGCCGTGCCCAGCGTCGGCTGTTCGATCAGATCGAGTGCCACGGCGATGCCGCTGCCGGCCGCGAGGTGGCCGATGACCCGGGCAAAGGCGAGGGCACGGTGTGTGCGCTCGCGCATGGCGACACTGCGGGCGCCGTTCGGTGCGGTGGACGACGGCGCGTCCGTCCCATCAGGACGGTCACTCAGGTGCGCTGGGAGCGGCAGGTCAGAGAGCAAGGCTCCGTCTGCAATTGCGGCGAGTGCTGCCAGCGCAGCGCCCGCTCCTGCCAATCCCCACGCCACGATACTCATATACGCGGGGACGGAGGCATCCAGAAGCGCTCGATGAGCTGCTCCTGGCGTCGCCACATCGGCGACGTCGTACGTGAGTCGTCTTCCGGGTGCTCCCAGCCCGAGGCGTGCAACGTGCCGTGCACCACCAGGCGGGCCAGCTCTTCACGAATACCCACACCATGCTCGCGGGCCTGCCGTCGTGCGACA contains these protein-coding regions:
- a CDS encoding hemolysin family protein, producing MSIVAWGLAGAGAALAALAAIADGALLSDLPLPAHLSDRPDGTDAPSSTAPNGARSVAMRERTHRALAFARVIGHLAAGSGIAVALDLIEQPTLGTALSVVLLGLTTVLLAESIARVVGDGLGASGSMRLVSVGRIIEAVLRPVMLLGDWLDGLFAEIVPEVDATHERREEAAAQFRDVVTTEADVSRDERELLLGVFDFGETTAEEVMVPRVDITGVERETPWSEMLDRIRSAEHSRIPVYEGSIDEIVGILYVKDVLPAVLADEEPAEGWTSVMRSPVFIPTSKRIADLLREFRQARRHIAIVADEYGGTAGLVTIEDVLEELVGEIGDEYDDEERLVESEEGTRYWVSGRLTLDDLSKALSHDFTRDDVSTVGGLVLELLGRVPKAGESLTIGPFRAIVERVVRRKIERVFLERVPDTTDDALSASEAH